Part of the Halogeometricum rufum genome, GCGGCGTCCGAAGACGCCGCGAGCGGGTTCAGTAGTTGTCGTAGACGGTCTTCGTGATGGTGAAGAAGTCCATCCCCTCCTCGCCCTGCTCTCGGTACGTCTCCGAGGAGGAGGCGTTCATCCCGCCGAACGGGACGTGCAGTTCCAGCCCCGTCGTCGCCTCGTTCACCTTGACGACGCCGAAGTCCGCCTCGTCGACGAAGCGGTTGGCCTCCGAGTGGTCCTGCGTGACGATACCCGCCGCGAGGCCGAACTCCACGTCGTTGACGATTTCGACGGCCTCGTCGAAGTCGCTGTAGGAGGTGACGCCGACGAAGGGGCCGAACACCTCCTCCTGCATGATTCGCATGTCCGACTCGACGTCGGTGAAGATGGTCGGCGAGACGAAGAAGCCGTCGTCGTAGTCGTCGCCCTCGAGTCGTTCGCCGCCGTACTCGAGCGTCGCGCCCTCGTCCTGCCCGATTTCGACGTACTCCAGCGTGCTCTCCAGTTCGCTCTCGCTGACGTGCGGACCCATGTCGGGGTCGTCCAGTCCCGGTCCGACGTCGAGGCTCTCGGCCCGTTCGACGAGTGCCTCCACGAAGTCGTCGTACAGCGAGTCGTGGACGACGACGCGTTCGGTCGCGGTGCAGGCCTGCCCGGTGACGCCGAACGCGCCCGCGGCGACGACGTCGGCCGCCTCCTCCACGTCTGCGCTCGCCGAGACGACGGTGGGGTTCTTGCTCCCCAGTTCGGTCTGTACGCGCTTGTGCGAGTCCGTCGCCTGCTCGTATATCATCTCGCCGACCTGACGGCTGCCGGTGAACGACACGGTGTCGACCGCATCGTGGTCGAGTATCTCCCCGCCGACTTCCTCGCCGCCGCCGGCGACGAAGTTGACGACGCCGTCCGGGACGCCCGTCTCCTCGGCCGCGGCGTCGAGACACTCGAACACCTTTCGGAGGACGTTCGGCGCGTCCTGCGAGGGTTTGACGACGAGCGTGTTCCCCGTCGCCAGCGCGGGGGCCATCTTCCACGACGGGATGGCGATGGGGTAGTTCCACGGGACGATGAGGCCGGCCACGCCCATCGGTTCGCGCACGTAGTAGAGGTTCTGGTCGGTCGTCGAGGGCTCCTGCCGTTCGCCCGCGTAGTCCTTCGCGCGTTCGGCGTAGTAGTAGAAGATGTCGACCGCTCGCTGGACTTCGCCTGCGGCCTCGGTCCTCGTCTTCCCCTCCTCGCGGACCAGCGTCTCGGTCAGTTCCTCGGCGCGGTCGTCCATCCGTTTGGCCGTCTCGCGGAGGAACGTTCCGCGCGCCGTGGCGGGCGTCTCCGCCCACTCGTCTTCGACGGCCGCGGCGGCCTCTATCGCCCCGGCGGCGTCGGCCGAACTCGACCGCTGGAAGGCGCCGACGACGTCGGACTGGTCCGCCGGATTCGTCACCTCGAACGTCTCGCCGGTCTCGGAGTCTCGCCACTCGCCGTCAACGTAGTTCTGGTACGTATCCACCATCGCGTCTGGCTTCGAAGCCTCGACTTACCCCTCTTGTGGCCGTCGTTCGGGACCGTCCTCGAACGTGATTCGAACCGCCGTGAGACATATGCGGCGACGCCGAGAACTGAGAGGCGTGCGATACTTTCACGTTCGGACCGGCTCGAACGACCTGCGTCTCGTCGCCCGCGACGGGGAGTCGGGGTACGACCTCACGGCGGCGCGTCCCGCGGTGTCGTCGTTCCGCGACCTCGCGATGGTCGCGTCGGCGACGAACCGCGGCGTGGACGACGTCGCCGAGGGCATCGTCTCCGACGCGCCGGTCGTCGGGACTGAGTCCGTCGAGACGGCGACCGCGCGTCCCCTGGTCCCCGACGAAGTGTGGGCCGCGGGCGTCACCTACGAGGCGAGCGACGACGCCAGACAGACCGAGAGCGACCGACCGGACCTCTATCAGGACGTGTTCGAGAACGAGCGCCCCGAACTGTTCTTCAAGGCGACGCCGTCGCGAACGGTCGGCCCGGACGACCGAGTCGGCATCCGCGCGGAC contains:
- the xacF gene encoding 2,5-dioxovalerate dehydrogenase encodes the protein MVDTYQNYVDGEWRDSETGETFEVTNPADQSDVVGAFQRSSSADAAGAIEAAAAVEDEWAETPATARGTFLRETAKRMDDRAEELTETLVREEGKTRTEAAGEVQRAVDIFYYYAERAKDYAGERQEPSTTDQNLYYVREPMGVAGLIVPWNYPIAIPSWKMAPALATGNTLVVKPSQDAPNVLRKVFECLDAAAEETGVPDGVVNFVAGGGEEVGGEILDHDAVDTVSFTGSRQVGEMIYEQATDSHKRVQTELGSKNPTVVSASADVEEAADVVAAGAFGVTGQACTATERVVVHDSLYDDFVEALVERAESLDVGPGLDDPDMGPHVSESELESTLEYVEIGQDEGATLEYGGERLEGDDYDDGFFVSPTIFTDVESDMRIMQEEVFGPFVGVTSYSDFDEAVEIVNDVEFGLAAGIVTQDHSEANRFVDEADFGVVKVNEATTGLELHVPFGGMNASSSETYREQGEEGMDFFTITKTVYDNY